The following proteins are co-located in the Longimicrobium terrae genome:
- a CDS encoding glutamine synthetase III, with product MPRTTARFDTLAAATGWGADSRSGSAPTGPIPMDIEGIFGSNTFGMSEMRARLPKQVYKALCRTIEGGETLDPSIADAVALAMKEWALEKGASHFTHWFQPLTGSTAEKHDSFITPNAGGGAVAEFSGKELIQGEPDASSFPSGGLRATFEARGYTAWDPTSPAFIAETPAGCYLSIPTAFLSWTGDALDTKIPLLRSMTVLAEQATRALKLFGADATGVTATCGPEQEFFLIDQEFFYRRPDLVTTGRSLFGAKPPRGQELEDHYFGSIPDRVLAFMIEVERELYRLGVPVKTRHNEVAPGQFEMAPIYENANLAADHQQLMMITLRKVARNFGMACLLHEKPFAGVNGSGKHLNWSLGTESANLLEPGDTPHANMQFLFFCTAVLRAVDRHQDLLRAAVAHAGNDHRLGANEAPPAIISVFLGDQLADVFNQLESAGEATDSKQGGLLGLGSPVLPRLPQHAGDRNRTSPFAFTGNKFEFRALGSSQSVSFPATVLNTIMAESLDEMNTALEAELARGTEFETALRSLISEEIRRVKRIVFNGDGYNQEWHDEAARRGLLNLPTTLDALELLPQDKNKALFEKYGVLSHRELESRHEVALDQYFKTVNIEGETTADIASTMILPAAVRYLNDLLAAAERAEDIGLKARGLRGTLDKVNGLVDELTDALDALVAQNAELGGEDVHSKAYHVRDNVVPAMLRVRGAADGLEKIVPDDYWPLPTYRDMLFVK from the coding sequence ATGCCCAGGACCACCGCCCGGTTCGACACCCTGGCCGCGGCCACCGGGTGGGGCGCCGACAGCCGCTCAGGCAGCGCGCCCACCGGCCCCATTCCCATGGACATCGAGGGGATCTTCGGCTCCAACACCTTCGGGATGTCGGAGATGCGCGCCCGCCTGCCCAAGCAGGTGTACAAGGCCCTCTGCCGCACCATCGAGGGCGGCGAAACGCTGGACCCCTCCATTGCCGACGCCGTTGCGCTGGCCATGAAGGAGTGGGCGCTGGAAAAGGGCGCCTCGCACTTCACCCACTGGTTTCAGCCGCTCACCGGGAGCACGGCGGAAAAGCACGACAGCTTCATCACCCCCAACGCGGGGGGCGGAGCGGTCGCGGAGTTCAGCGGCAAGGAGCTGATCCAGGGTGAGCCCGACGCGTCGTCGTTCCCCTCGGGCGGGCTGCGCGCCACCTTCGAGGCCCGCGGCTACACCGCGTGGGACCCCACCTCGCCCGCGTTCATCGCCGAAACGCCGGCCGGCTGCTACCTGTCCATTCCCACGGCGTTCCTGTCGTGGACGGGGGACGCGCTGGACACCAAGATCCCGCTGCTGCGCTCCATGACGGTGCTGGCGGAGCAGGCCACCCGCGCCCTCAAGCTGTTCGGCGCCGATGCCACCGGCGTCACGGCCACCTGCGGGCCGGAGCAGGAGTTCTTCCTCATCGACCAGGAGTTCTTCTACCGCCGTCCGGACCTGGTGACCACGGGGCGCTCGCTGTTCGGCGCCAAGCCGCCGCGCGGGCAGGAGCTTGAGGACCACTACTTCGGATCCATTCCGGACCGCGTGCTGGCCTTCATGATCGAGGTGGAGCGCGAGCTGTACCGGCTGGGCGTGCCCGTGAAGACGCGGCACAACGAGGTGGCGCCGGGGCAGTTCGAGATGGCGCCCATCTACGAGAACGCCAACCTGGCGGCGGACCACCAGCAGCTGATGATGATCACGCTGCGCAAGGTGGCGCGGAATTTCGGCATGGCGTGCCTGCTGCACGAAAAGCCGTTTGCGGGCGTAAACGGCAGCGGCAAGCACCTGAACTGGTCGCTGGGAACGGAAAGCGCCAACCTGCTGGAGCCGGGCGATACGCCGCACGCCAACATGCAGTTCCTGTTCTTCTGCACGGCGGTGCTGCGCGCGGTTGACCGTCACCAGGACCTGCTGCGCGCGGCCGTGGCGCACGCGGGCAACGACCACCGCCTTGGCGCCAACGAGGCTCCGCCGGCCATCATCTCCGTCTTTCTGGGCGACCAGCTGGCGGACGTGTTCAACCAGCTGGAGAGCGCGGGCGAGGCCACCGACAGCAAGCAGGGCGGCCTTCTGGGGCTGGGCTCGCCGGTGCTGCCGCGTCTTCCGCAGCACGCGGGTGACCGCAACCGTACGTCGCCGTTCGCCTTTACCGGCAACAAGTTCGAATTCCGCGCGCTGGGTTCGTCGCAGTCCGTGTCGTTTCCCGCCACGGTGCTGAACACGATCATGGCCGAGTCGCTGGACGAGATGAACACGGCGCTGGAGGCCGAGCTGGCCAGGGGCACGGAGTTCGAGACCGCGCTCCGGAGCCTGATTTCCGAGGAGATCCGCCGCGTCAAGCGCATCGTCTTCAACGGCGACGGCTACAACCAGGAGTGGCACGACGAGGCGGCGCGCCGCGGGCTGCTGAACCTGCCCACCACGCTGGACGCGCTGGAACTGCTGCCGCAGGACAAGAACAAGGCGCTTTTCGAGAAGTACGGCGTGCTTTCGCACCGCGAGCTGGAGAGCCGGCACGAGGTGGCGCTGGACCAGTACTTCAAGACGGTGAACATCGAGGGCGAAACCACGGCCGACATCGCCAGCACCATGATTCTGCCGGCCGCGGTGCGCTACCTGAACGACCTGCTGGCCGCCGCCGAGCGCGCGGAGGACATCGGCCTCAAGGCGCGCGGGTTGCGCGGCACGCTGGACAAGGTCAACGGGCTGGTGGATGAACTGACCGACGCGCTGGACGCGCTGGTGGCGCAGAACGCCGAGCTGGGCGGCGAGGACGTGCACAGCAAGGCGTACCACGTGCGCGACAATGTGGTCCCGGCCATGCTGCGCGTGCGCGGCGCCGCCGACGGGCTGGAAAAGATCGTCCCGGACGACTACTGGCCGCTGCCCACCTACCGGGACATGCTGTTCGTGAAGTAG
- a CDS encoding winged helix-turn-helix transcriptional regulator codes for MTSPVRLDDIDLRLLELLQEHGRTSQHDLAQDVGLSSPAVGERLRKLEERGIIRRFTVVLDPRRIGRDVTAFIAVGMAGSPHYAEFRERVLANPEVMECHSITGQGSHLLKIRTDSTSTLEGLLADIQAWPGVQWTTTSIVLSTVKETSALALGPRPASDGGVTAGQGPER; via the coding sequence GTGACCTCCCCCGTACGTCTGGACGATATCGACCTCCGGCTGCTGGAACTTCTTCAGGAGCACGGCCGCACGTCGCAGCACGACCTGGCCCAGGACGTGGGCCTGTCGTCGCCCGCGGTGGGAGAGCGGCTGCGCAAGCTGGAGGAGCGCGGCATCATCCGGCGGTTCACGGTGGTGCTGGACCCGCGCCGCATCGGGCGCGACGTCACGGCCTTCATCGCCGTGGGGATGGCGGGGTCGCCGCACTACGCGGAGTTTCGCGAGCGCGTGCTGGCCAACCCGGAAGTGATGGAGTGTCACAGCATTACGGGGCAGGGCTCGCACCTGCTCAAGATCCGCACGGACAGCACCTCAACGCTCGAGGGGCTGCTGGCGGACATTCAGGCGTGGCCCGGCGTGCAGTGGACCACCACCAGCATCGTGCTTTCGACGGTAAAGGAAACCAGCGCCCTGGCGCTGGGGCCGCGTCCGGCCTCGGACGGCGGCGTGACGGCGGGGCAGGGCCCCGAGCGCTGA
- a CDS encoding aspartyl protease family protein — MRSSLRLALLALFAAAPAAAQRPVVQMPFDSPANLIVVEGRIGDSRPLWFILDTGAQRTVINAAVVDSLGLALGDEGTATGSAGESSMRWIPRATIRLGDVELRVDSAVSIALSSLEPALGHRIDGILGHSVFAQYVVEVDYAADTVRLYRPDEYRPHPAARAVPLRIADEHAIVVADLFVGGEPVAGTFLLDTGASSELSLNAPFVRRHRLLDRAGATTGGGAVMGVGGTSQSRSGRLDSLRIGGFTLTGPGASMSLDTAGALAQDDRAGIMGAEVFRRFRMTLDYPRNRMLLVPTSALAEPFRQGRSGLAVIARGADFDHFVVAAVQPGSAGEAAGFRPGDEIVSVDGWTPANLDSIRDMLRVPGTRVTLTVRRGTETLQLPLSIAGD, encoded by the coding sequence ATGCGAAGCTCCCTCCGTCTGGCGCTCCTGGCGCTGTTTGCGGCGGCCCCCGCCGCGGCGCAGCGGCCCGTGGTGCAGATGCCGTTCGACTCCCCCGCCAACCTGATCGTGGTGGAGGGGCGCATCGGCGACTCTCGCCCGCTCTGGTTCATCCTGGACACCGGGGCCCAGCGCACGGTCATCAACGCGGCCGTGGTGGACTCGCTGGGCCTGGCGCTGGGTGACGAGGGCACCGCCACCGGCTCCGCCGGTGAGTCCAGCATGCGGTGGATCCCCCGCGCCACGATCCGGCTGGGTGACGTGGAACTGCGGGTGGACTCGGCCGTATCCATCGCGCTCTCCTCGCTGGAGCCGGCGCTGGGGCACCGCATCGACGGCATTCTGGGCCACTCCGTGTTCGCGCAGTACGTGGTGGAGGTGGATTACGCCGCTGACACCGTGCGCCTGTACCGGCCTGACGAGTACCGGCCGCACCCCGCCGCGCGCGCCGTTCCGCTGCGGATCGCGGATGAGCACGCGATCGTGGTCGCGGATCTCTTCGTGGGCGGCGAGCCGGTCGCGGGAACGTTTCTGCTGGACACCGGCGCCAGTTCGGAACTGTCGCTGAACGCGCCTTTCGTGCGCCGGCACCGGCTGCTGGACCGCGCGGGGGCCACCACCGGCGGCGGCGCGGTGATGGGCGTCGGCGGAACGTCGCAGAGCCGGTCGGGGCGGTTGGACTCCCTGCGCATCGGCGGCTTCACCCTCACCGGGCCCGGCGCGTCGATGTCTCTGGACACCGCCGGCGCGCTGGCGCAGGACGACCGCGCCGGCATCATGGGCGCGGAGGTGTTCCGCCGCTTCCGCATGACGCTGGACTACCCTCGCAACCGCATGCTCCTCGTTCCCACGTCCGCGCTGGCGGAACCGTTCCGGCAGGGACGGAGCGGGCTCGCGGTGATCGCGCGCGGGGCGGACTTCGACCACTTCGTCGTCGCGGCCGTGCAGCCGGGCTCCGCGGGCGAGGCCGCCGGCTTCCGCCCGGGGGACGAGATCGTGTCCGTCGATGGGTGGACCCCCGCCAACCTGGACTCCATCCGCGACATGCTGCGGGTTCCCGGCACCCGCGTCACGCTCACCGTCCGGCGCGGGACGGAAACCCTTCAACTCCCTCTTTCCATCGCGGGAGACTGA
- a CDS encoding asparaginase domain-containing protein: MADPGNRPRILLLATGGTISMQVDAERGGAVPRLTGGQILAAVPGAEKIAELEVREFGRYPGPHMTIERMWELRAAVMRGLADGFDGVVVTHGTDTIEETAYLLDRSIPSDAPVVITGAMRNSSELSWDGPANLMAALQVATSREAAGRGTMVVMDEEIVQGAEVVKTHTEAAGTFRSPNWGPLGVTDKGIALFYRESRRKATLAPDTPATPVDLVKIVAGADARLVESSLDTGARGIVLEALGRGNVPVAVVPGIRRWVDAGRPVVITSRSLRGRVLDTYAYPGGGHELREMGAIFGDHMTGQQARIELMLAVGVHGGDVAAIRSVVEAGRYAD; encoded by the coding sequence GTGGCTGACCCCGGCAATCGTCCCCGCATTCTGCTGCTGGCCACCGGCGGCACCATCAGCATGCAGGTGGACGCGGAGCGCGGCGGCGCCGTTCCCCGGCTTACCGGCGGCCAGATTCTGGCCGCCGTCCCCGGCGCGGAAAAGATCGCCGAGCTGGAAGTGCGCGAGTTCGGCCGCTACCCCGGCCCGCACATGACCATCGAGCGCATGTGGGAGCTGCGCGCGGCGGTCATGCGGGGGCTGGCAGACGGGTTCGACGGCGTGGTCGTCACCCACGGCACGGACACGATCGAAGAAACCGCGTACCTGCTGGACCGCTCCATTCCCTCCGACGCGCCCGTCGTCATCACCGGCGCCATGCGCAACTCGTCGGAACTGTCGTGGGACGGCCCCGCCAACCTCATGGCCGCCCTTCAGGTCGCCACGTCGCGCGAGGCGGCGGGGCGGGGCACGATGGTGGTGATGGACGAGGAAATCGTCCAGGGCGCCGAGGTGGTCAAGACGCACACCGAGGCCGCGGGCACCTTCCGCTCGCCCAACTGGGGTCCGCTGGGGGTAACGGACAAGGGGATCGCGCTCTTCTACCGCGAGTCGCGCCGCAAGGCCACGCTGGCGCCGGACACCCCCGCCACCCCGGTGGACCTGGTGAAGATCGTGGCCGGGGCGGACGCGCGGCTGGTGGAAAGCAGCCTGGACACGGGCGCGCGCGGCATCGTGCTGGAAGCGCTGGGCCGCGGCAACGTTCCCGTCGCGGTAGTCCCAGGAATCCGTCGCTGGGTGGATGCGGGGCGCCCGGTCGTCATCACCTCGCGCTCGCTGCGCGGCCGCGTGCTGGACACCTACGCATACCCGGGCGGCGGGCACGAACTGCGGGAGATGGGCGCCATCTTCGGCGACCACATGACCGGCCAGCAGGCCCGCATCGAGCTGATGCTGGCGGTGGGCGTGCACGGCGGCGACGTGGCGGCGATCCGCAGCGTGGTGGAAGCCGGCCGCTACGCCGACTGA
- a CDS encoding SDR family NAD(P)-dependent oxidoreductase has product MDDGVMLGLRGRRALVTGGSRGVGRATALLLARAGADVGIGYQSREADAAQVVEHARGLGVRSFAQAADVSTPWGAEMLFERCLVELGGVDLFVANAGIWIPEEVGVAAMPDAQWDRTMAANLTSVFQTVRLASRFVGAGGRIVIVSSTAGQRGEAWHADYAASKGALISFTKSVAVELAERDITVNCVAPGWIDTEMVERPMAEGRTRIEQNIPLGRIASAEDVAGPIVFLCSALARHITGEVVNVNGGSVLCG; this is encoded by the coding sequence ATGGACGACGGCGTGATGCTGGGACTGCGCGGCCGCCGCGCGCTGGTCACCGGCGGGTCGCGAGGCGTAGGCCGTGCCACGGCGCTGCTGCTGGCGCGCGCGGGCGCGGACGTGGGAATCGGCTACCAGAGCCGTGAGGCCGACGCCGCGCAGGTGGTGGAGCACGCCCGCGGGCTGGGCGTGCGCTCCTTTGCCCAGGCGGCGGACGTGTCTACGCCCTGGGGCGCGGAAATGCTCTTCGAGCGCTGCCTGGTGGAACTGGGCGGCGTGGACCTGTTCGTGGCGAACGCGGGGATCTGGATTCCGGAAGAAGTCGGCGTCGCCGCCATGCCGGACGCGCAGTGGGACCGCACCATGGCCGCCAATCTGACCTCCGTCTTTCAGACCGTGCGCCTGGCGTCGCGGTTCGTGGGCGCGGGCGGGCGCATCGTCATCGTCTCGTCGACGGCGGGGCAGCGCGGCGAGGCGTGGCACGCGGACTACGCGGCCAGCAAGGGCGCGCTCATCTCCTTTACCAAGTCCGTCGCGGTGGAACTGGCGGAGCGCGACATCACCGTCAACTGCGTCGCGCCGGGGTGGATCGACACGGAGATGGTGGAGCGTCCCATGGCCGAGGGGCGCACCCGCATCGAGCAGAACATTCCGCTGGGCCGCATCGCCAGCGCGGAGGACGTGGCGGGCCCCATCGTGTTCCTGTGCTCGGCGCTCGCGCGGCACATCACCGGAGAAGTCGTGAACGTCAACGGCGGGAGCGTGCTCTGTGGCTGA
- a CDS encoding ferritin family protein gives MDLIPALEDARAAEKEQALFYRSLAAQAEDRGDAALSERFNDLHADEQHHVSRLTARLLELGADLADIADLTSESVSMDVWTPAAQAREEGEVRRYERLLEAHMDDDTRALLTEIVDTERHHAAELGGKWTTA, from the coding sequence TTGGACCTGATCCCAGCCCTGGAAGACGCGCGCGCGGCCGAAAAGGAGCAGGCGCTGTTCTATCGCTCGCTCGCGGCCCAGGCAGAAGACCGCGGCGACGCCGCGCTCAGCGAGCGTTTCAACGACCTGCACGCCGATGAACAGCACCACGTATCCCGCCTCACCGCGCGGCTGCTGGAGCTGGGCGCCGACCTGGCCGACATCGCCGACCTGACCTCCGAATCCGTCTCCATGGATGTCTGGACTCCCGCTGCCCAGGCCCGCGAAGAGGGGGAAGTGCGCCGGTACGAGCGGCTGCTGGAGGCCCACATGGATGACGATACGCGCGCGCTGCTGACCGAAATCGTGGACACCGAGCGGCACCACGCCGCGGAGCTGGGGGGCAAATGGACGACGGCGTGA
- a CDS encoding DUF3011 domain-containing protein — MIRKTAFAVLSLAFAAVASSATPQRLEAQDTFTCESRNNDRTYCNVNTRGNVHLVRQLSQADCVAGRSWGTDSRGVWVSRGCRANFVVNNNPNTRAENRVNGGMRRNENRAYRATSNQAVRICRDAARDRYRNLQNRDVNTSYQGTDRSGNYVVRWNTPRAAGTCSVDQNGRLLGLRVTRR; from the coding sequence ATGATCCGCAAGACCGCTTTCGCCGTCCTTTCGCTCGCCTTCGCGGCCGTCGCGTCGTCCGCCACGCCGCAGCGGCTGGAGGCGCAGGACACCTTTACCTGCGAGTCGCGCAACAACGACCGCACGTACTGCAACGTCAACACGCGCGGCAACGTGCACCTGGTGCGGCAGCTGAGCCAGGCCGACTGCGTGGCCGGCCGCAGCTGGGGTACGGATTCGCGCGGGGTGTGGGTTTCGCGCGGATGCCGCGCCAACTTCGTGGTCAACAACAATCCCAACACGCGCGCCGAAAACCGCGTCAACGGCGGCATGCGGCGCAACGAGAACCGCGCCTACCGCGCCACCAGCAACCAGGCCGTGCGCATCTGTCGCGACGCCGCGCGCGACCGGTACCGCAACCTGCAGAACCGCGACGTCAACACCAGCTACCAGGGCACGGACCGCTCCGGTAACTACGTGGTGCGCTGGAACACGCCGCGCGCCGCCGGTACCTGCAGCGTAGACCAGAACGGCCGGCTGCTGGGCCTGCGCGTCACGCGCCGGTAA
- a CDS encoding alpha/beta fold hydrolase yields MWSTRIAALLALAVAGPRLWAQECPPDGTPPMRPSLGRGAVELAGVYRAPFEFVCGGPLTLRVRQSGTELVATVQAEDGCAQNGQVRWRGSVAAGGTEFAVTVPRPGGVMTGTATLLDPCTIAVTVAGRAGSARYTRTDGSCAADAGRRPLVVFVGGALDDWNRNLLKVFCAYDARWERTRKLYVMHTEDATEVRRRVLREAAGAPVALIGHSYGGNYAYELANAMRGDGGVALLVTLDPVSGPAGPRIPLEQGTAGRWINVWAGSGIGLSSCGLAGALGGAWGSQPRADADRRFPPDPSDDNPSMDHCKTEQMMRLKPIQDALAELASGQDRPPPLSPSTPSSVVSPNR; encoded by the coding sequence ATGTGGAGCACGCGAATCGCCGCCCTGCTGGCCCTGGCCGTCGCGGGGCCACGGCTGTGGGCGCAGGAGTGCCCGCCGGACGGCACGCCGCCCATGCGCCCGTCCCTGGGGCGCGGGGCGGTGGAACTCGCCGGCGTGTACCGCGCGCCGTTCGAGTTCGTGTGCGGCGGGCCCCTCACGCTGCGCGTCCGGCAGTCCGGGACGGAGCTGGTTGCCACGGTGCAGGCGGAAGATGGATGTGCGCAGAACGGGCAGGTGCGCTGGCGCGGATCGGTCGCGGCGGGCGGGACGGAGTTCGCGGTGACGGTTCCGCGGCCGGGCGGGGTGATGACGGGAACGGCGACGCTGCTGGATCCGTGCACCATCGCGGTCACCGTCGCGGGACGTGCCGGGTCGGCGCGGTACACCCGGACGGATGGATCCTGCGCGGCCGACGCGGGCCGGCGCCCGCTGGTGGTGTTCGTGGGCGGGGCGCTGGATGATTGGAACCGCAACCTGCTCAAGGTCTTCTGCGCGTACGACGCGCGGTGGGAGCGCACGCGCAAGCTGTACGTGATGCACACGGAAGACGCCACGGAGGTGCGGCGGCGCGTGCTGCGCGAGGCGGCGGGCGCGCCCGTGGCCCTCATCGGGCACAGCTACGGCGGCAACTACGCGTACGAACTGGCGAACGCGATGCGCGGGGATGGAGGCGTGGCGCTGCTGGTGACGCTGGACCCGGTCTCCGGGCCGGCCGGGCCGCGGATTCCGCTTGAGCAAGGCACGGCGGGGCGGTGGATCAACGTGTGGGCGGGCTCGGGAATCGGGTTGTCGAGCTGCGGGCTGGCGGGCGCGCTGGGCGGCGCGTGGGGTTCGCAGCCGCGCGCCGACGCCGACCGCCGCTTTCCGCCCGACCCGTCGGACGACAATCCCTCCATGGATCACTGCAAGACCGAGCAGATGATGCGGCTCAAACCCATCCAGGACGCGCTCGCGGAGCTGGCCTCGGGACAGGATCGACCACCACCGCTGAGTCCTTCTACTCCATCCAGCGTTGTATCACCCAATCGGTGA
- a CDS encoding DHHA1 domain-containing protein, giving the protein MTADQVAEVERLVNEAVWANDDVCINQMSYPEATARGAMALFSEKYGDVVRVVEIPGVSMELCGGTHVRTTGQIGLFRIVSESGVAAGVRRVEAVTGREAFERVRRDERVLRDAAGLLKTREENLIPRIQQVLEQGRDLQKQLEKARASGGADVLGEMLNAAETVDGIRLIRASALFEGGVDEMKALGDKLRERLGSGVAVLADRGDKPMFVAVVTDDLIQRGVRADALVREVAAVTGGRGGGKPHMAQAGAGDRERMDEAMERVIDIVRPLLAGSAA; this is encoded by the coding sequence ATGACCGCGGACCAGGTGGCCGAGGTGGAGCGGCTGGTGAACGAGGCGGTGTGGGCCAACGACGACGTCTGCATCAACCAGATGTCGTATCCCGAGGCTACAGCCCGCGGCGCCATGGCGCTGTTCAGCGAAAAGTACGGCGACGTGGTGCGCGTGGTGGAGATCCCGGGCGTGTCCATGGAACTGTGCGGCGGCACGCACGTGCGCACGACGGGGCAGATCGGCCTGTTCCGCATCGTGTCGGAAAGCGGCGTGGCGGCGGGCGTGCGGCGCGTGGAAGCCGTTACGGGTCGCGAGGCGTTCGAGCGCGTGCGGCGGGATGAACGCGTCCTGCGCGACGCGGCCGGGCTGCTCAAGACGCGCGAAGAGAACCTGATCCCGCGCATTCAGCAGGTGCTGGAGCAGGGGCGCGACCTGCAGAAGCAGCTGGAAAAGGCCCGCGCCTCCGGCGGCGCCGACGTCCTGGGCGAGATGCTGAACGCGGCGGAAACCGTGGACGGCATCCGCCTGATCCGCGCCTCGGCCCTGTTCGAGGGCGGGGTGGACGAGATGAAGGCGCTGGGCGACAAGCTGCGCGAGCGGCTGGGGAGCGGCGTGGCCGTGCTGGCGGACCGGGGCGACAAGCCCATGTTCGTCGCCGTGGTCACGGACGACCTCATCCAGCGCGGCGTGCGCGCCGACGCGCTGGTCCGCGAGGTGGCAGCCGTCACCGGCGGGCGCGGCGGGGGCAAGCCGCACATGGCGCAGGCCGGGGCGGGGGACCGCGAGCGGATGGACGAGGCGATGGAGCGGGTGATCGACATCGTCCGCCCGCTGCTGGCCGGCTCCGCGGCGTGA
- a CDS encoding dicarboxylate/amino acid:cation symporter — MESETPAGDGFERELTTDLDDRTPDPPRGMAMHNRILLGLVLGAACGLAANAALGADDPRLAWTVQNLASPVGALFLRLLLMVVIPLVFAALVVGVAGIGDVRKLGRVGLKSFGYTLVVSAISVVVGLTLANTIRPGDRMSAATATALEARYGTQAEDRVKAAIGGEAEKRPVLTQVIETVIPSNPFAAASSETPNLLHLMFFALALGVAATLVGPKVAAPFVNAMESLFAISAKLIEIIMKLAPFAVFALLFASTAGFGLDLLGTLAWFVLTVLLGLGIQMFGVYSLSVALLSRISPIEFFRRIQSVMLTAFSTSSSNATLPTALRVTEQNLGVPKEINSFVLTVGATANQNGTALYEGVTVLFLAQIAGVDLSIAQQITVAYLAILGGIGTAGVPSGSIPFIIVVLATIGVNPALIGIILGVDRILDMCRTTLNVAGDITAATYVARSEGYKLLGRPGERIAA, encoded by the coding sequence ATGGAATCTGAGACCCCCGCCGGCGACGGCTTCGAGCGCGAACTGACCACCGACCTGGACGACCGCACCCCCGACCCGCCGCGCGGGATGGCGATGCACAACCGCATTCTGCTGGGCCTGGTGCTGGGCGCGGCGTGCGGGCTGGCCGCCAACGCCGCGCTGGGGGCGGACGATCCGCGGCTCGCGTGGACGGTGCAGAACCTGGCTTCGCCCGTCGGCGCCCTCTTTCTACGCCTGCTGTTGATGGTGGTGATCCCCCTCGTCTTTGCCGCGCTCGTCGTGGGCGTGGCGGGAATCGGCGACGTGCGCAAGCTGGGGCGCGTGGGGCTCAAGTCGTTCGGCTACACGCTCGTGGTGTCCGCCATCTCCGTAGTCGTGGGCCTCACGCTGGCCAACACCATCCGCCCGGGCGACCGCATGTCGGCAGCGACGGCCACGGCGCTGGAGGCCCGCTATGGCACGCAGGCGGAGGACCGCGTCAAGGCGGCCATCGGCGGGGAAGCGGAGAAGCGGCCGGTGCTCACGCAGGTGATCGAGACGGTGATCCCCAGCAATCCGTTCGCGGCGGCATCGTCCGAGACGCCCAACCTGCTGCACCTGATGTTCTTCGCCCTCGCGCTGGGGGTGGCGGCCACGCTCGTCGGCCCGAAGGTGGCGGCGCCGTTCGTCAACGCGATGGAGTCGCTGTTCGCCATCTCGGCCAAGCTGATCGAGATCATCATGAAGCTGGCGCCATTCGCGGTGTTTGCGCTCCTGTTCGCCAGCACGGCGGGGTTCGGGCTCGATCTGCTGGGGACGCTGGCGTGGTTCGTCCTCACGGTGCTGCTGGGGCTGGGGATTCAGATGTTCGGCGTGTACTCGCTTTCCGTCGCGCTGCTGTCGCGCATTTCGCCCATCGAGTTCTTTCGGCGCATTCAGTCGGTGATGCTCACGGCGTTCAGCACCTCGTCATCCAACGCCACGCTCCCCACGGCGCTGCGGGTGACGGAGCAGAACCTGGGCGTGCCCAAGGAGATCAACTCGTTCGTGCTCACCGTGGGCGCGACCGCGAATCAGAACGGGACGGCGCTGTACGAGGGCGTCACAGTCCTCTTTCTGGCGCAGATCGCGGGTGTGGACCTGTCCATCGCGCAGCAGATCACTGTCGCCTACCTGGCCATCCTTGGCGGGATCGGGACGGCCGGCGTGCCGTCGGGCTCCATCCCGTTCATCATCGTGGTGCTGGCGACCATCGGCGTGAACCCGGCGCTCATCGGCATCATCCTGGGCGTGGACCGCATTCTGGACATGTGCCGGACCACGCTGAACGTGGCGGGAGACATTACGGCGGCGACGTACGTGGCGCGTTCGGAGGGATACAAGCTGCTGGGGCGGCCGGGAGAGCGGATCGCGGCGTAG
- a CDS encoding NADPH-dependent F420 reductase, protein MKIGILGSGHIGKTLVRRLSAAGHDVKVANSRGPETIEAEVLASGARAVLAGEAVADVDVVILSIPLNRIPEVAPLLAGLPAETVVIDTSNYYPMRDGRIDAIEAGQVESVWVGETLGRPVVKAWNSIGSDSFAKKAAPAGTPDRIALPVAADRETDRAVGMALVEDTGFDAFDAGTLADSWRQQPGAPCYCTDLTRDEMPAARAAAEAARLPKRRDLAVAVIMERVGDGVTNPDAEHGLRVSRALYM, encoded by the coding sequence ATGAAGATCGGCATCCTTGGCTCCGGCCATATCGGCAAGACGCTCGTACGGCGGTTGAGCGCGGCCGGGCACGACGTAAAGGTCGCCAACTCGCGCGGCCCGGAAACGATCGAGGCCGAAGTGCTGGCTTCGGGCGCACGGGCGGTTCTCGCGGGGGAGGCCGTGGCGGACGTGGACGTCGTCATCCTGTCCATCCCCCTGAACCGCATTCCGGAGGTCGCGCCGCTGCTCGCCGGGCTGCCGGCGGAAACTGTGGTGATCGACACCTCCAACTACTACCCGATGCGCGACGGCCGGATCGACGCCATCGAAGCGGGTCAGGTGGAGAGCGTGTGGGTGGGCGAGACGCTGGGCCGGCCCGTGGTCAAGGCGTGGAACTCGATCGGCTCCGACTCGTTCGCCAAGAAGGCGGCGCCCGCGGGAACTCCGGACCGCATCGCACTTCCCGTCGCGGCGGATCGCGAAACGGATCGCGCGGTGGGCATGGCCCTCGTCGAGGACACCGGATTCGACGCATTCGACGCGGGAACGCTCGCGGACTCGTGGCGGCAGCAGCCGGGCGCGCCCTGCTACTGCACCGACCTCACCCGCGACGAGATGCCCGCCGCACGTGCCGCGGCGGAGGCGGCGCGGCTGCCCAAGCGCCGCGACCTAGCGGTGGCCGTCATCATGGAGCGGGTCGGGGACGGCGTCACGAACCCGGACGCGGAACACGGCCTGCGCGTGAGCCGGGCCCTGTACATGTAA